In one window of Musa acuminata AAA Group cultivar baxijiao chromosome BXJ3-2, Cavendish_Baxijiao_AAA, whole genome shotgun sequence DNA:
- the LOC135630731 gene encoding probable polygalacturonase, whose translation MLDGDPWVEMLAAREWSFACKNGPPRVILDFGPFDEQVLMILVLWTVVTATFIGIAEGHRHHRRAGGATELEAFHYTTAGAGGCRAHVASLTDFGGVGDGVTSNTAAFAAAVANLSKVAYDDGAMLVVPAGRWLTGPFNLADHFTLFLDHNAVILATQDINEWPIIDPLPSYGRGRDAVGGRYSNLIMGYNLTDVVITGNNGTIDGQGETWWKMFRNKELNYTRGYLIDLMYCKQVLISNITLVNSPSWNVHPVYSSHVIVSGITILAPVNSPNTDGIDPDSSSNVRIEDCYIVSGDDCIAIKSGWDEYGIAFNMSSKHIVIRRLTCISPTSAVIALGSEMSGGIQDVRAEDITAIHSESGVRIKTTIGRGAYVKDIFVRRMNLHTMKWVFWMTGTYGQHPDDKFDPKAIPVVQNISYSNVVAENVTMAAKLEGIPGEPFTGICIYNVTAEVVKSKKPIWNCTDVEGVSSHVTPTPCAQIPEYPDRITHCPFPEDDLPVNGVGLEECAYQRAKP comes from the exons GTGTTGATGATTTTAGTGCTGTGGACGGTGGTAACAGCGACGTTCATAGGGATCGCTGAGGGCCATCGCCACCACCGGCGGGCAGGTGGTGCGACGGAGCTAGAAGCCTTCCACTATACGACGGCGGGGGCAGGAGGATGCCGGGCCCACGTGGCCAGCCTGACGGACTTCGGCGGGGTGGGCGACGGGGTGACCTCCAACACAGCGGCCTTTGCGGCGGCCGTGGCCAACCTTAGTAAGGTGGCGTACGACGACGgcgcgatgctggtggtgccggcCGGTCGGTGGCTCACCGGGCCCTTCAACCTCGCCGACCACTTCACCCTCTTCCTCGACCACAACGCCGTCATCCTCGCCACTCAG GATATCAATGAGTGGCCGATCATTGACCCTTTGCCCTCCTACGGTAGAGGAAGAGATGCGGTTGGGGGTAGATACAGTAATCTCATCATGGGATATAACCTAACCGATGTGGTCATAACAG ggAATAATGGAACTATCGATGGACAAGGTGAAACCTGGTGGAAAATGTTCCGTAACAAAGAACTCAATTACACTCGTGGATACCTCATTGACTTGATGTACTGCAAACAAGTGCTGATTTCCAACATTACATTGGTTAACTCTCCATCGTGGAATGTCCATCCAGTGTACAGCAG CCACGTAATCGTCTCAGGCATCACAATTCTTGCACCGGTCAACTCTCCCAACACTGATGGGATCGATCCAG ACTCATCCTCCAATGTCCGCATTGAGGACTGCTACATAGTCTCAGGCGATGACTGCATCGCCATTAAAAGCGGTTGGGATGAGTACGGGATTGCATTCAACATGTCAAGCAAACACATAGTGATCAGACGGCTCACCTGCATCTCCCCCACGAGCGCTGTCATCGCCCTGGGAAGCGAGATGTCGGGAGGAATCCAAGATGTCCGGGCCGAAGACATCACGGCCATCCACTCCGAATCCGGCGTCAGGATCAAGACGACCATCGGAAGGGGAGCTTACGTGAAGGACATATTCGTGAGAAGAATGAATCTGCACACAATGAAGTGGGTCTTCTGGATGACGGGCACCTACGGGCAGCACCCGGACGACAAATTTGATCCGAAAGCCATTCCGGTGGTGCAGAATATCAGTTACAGCAACGTGGTGGCCGAGAACGTGACCATGGCCGCGAAGCTGGAGGGGATTCCCGGCGAGCCCTTCACCGGAATATGCATCTACAATGTGACGGCGGAGGTGGTGAAGTCGAAGAAGCCGATTTGGAACTGCACCGACGTGGAGGGCGTATCGAGTCACGTGACGCCCACTCCCTGTGCGCAGATTCCGGAATATCCAGATCGTATAACGCATTGCCCCTTCCCTGAAGATGATCTACCTGTGAATGGTGTTGGGCTAGAGGAGTGTGCTTATCAGAGAGCCAAACCATGA